A single region of the Streptomyces sp. NBC_01262 genome encodes:
- a CDS encoding type II toxin-antitoxin system VapC family toxin → MSGTLLLDCEGLSKLVRRSPELTEWLAAAEAEDIRVVISSVTLVEARDPRVNQARFDYAVSRVNIIPPTEAIARHASKLLAAAGLHGHKYALDAIVAATALASPTPATVLTSDPEDLLMLCGPGIRIIKV, encoded by the coding sequence GTGAGCGGCACTCTCCTGCTGGACTGCGAAGGACTGTCCAAGCTCGTACGGCGCTCCCCCGAACTCACCGAGTGGCTGGCCGCCGCCGAGGCGGAGGACATCCGTGTGGTCATCAGCTCGGTCACGCTCGTCGAAGCGCGTGACCCCCGGGTGAACCAGGCGCGCTTCGACTACGCGGTCTCGCGGGTGAACATCATCCCGCCCACGGAAGCCATCGCCCGTCACGCGAGCAAGCTGCTCGCCGCAGCCGGTCTGCACGGCCACAAGTACGCCCTCGACGCGATCGTGGCCGCCACCGCACTGGCCTCGCCCACCCCGGCAACCGTGCTGACCTCGGACCCCGAGGACCTGCTGATGCTCTGCGGTCCTGGCATCCGGATCATCAAAGTCTGA
- a CDS encoding D-cysteine desulfhydrase family protein, giving the protein MSDKIALSTWPTPMEPMPRLAAALGLGEDDLWIKRDDLIGLGGGGNKVRKLEWTVGAALAAGADTLVTTGAAQSNHARLTAAAGARLGLDVVLVLPGTPDSAANGSGNLVLDSLFGARVFWAGDARPSDMAGVAEDVCRQLGRDGARPHLIPFGGSSPLGARGYVECGEELRSQLPDVAHVVVALGSGGTMAGLIAALGPERVLGVHCGAVPDPAATVAALAGPLTHRDIAPQSLRIRTDQVGAAYGILHEPVLAAMNTAATTEGIVLDPVYSGRALAGLIAAVQDHDIRPGRRTVFLHTGGLPGLFGHSETVHRSVTALRSYNPA; this is encoded by the coding sequence ATGAGTGACAAGATCGCCCTGTCGACGTGGCCCACCCCGATGGAGCCGATGCCTCGCCTCGCGGCGGCCCTGGGCCTGGGCGAGGACGACCTCTGGATCAAGCGGGACGACCTGATCGGCCTCGGCGGAGGCGGCAACAAGGTCCGCAAACTGGAATGGACCGTCGGCGCCGCGCTGGCGGCCGGCGCGGACACACTGGTCACCACCGGCGCCGCTCAGAGCAACCACGCCCGTCTCACCGCAGCCGCCGGCGCCCGCCTCGGACTTGACGTCGTCCTCGTCCTCCCCGGAACACCCGACAGCGCGGCGAACGGTTCCGGCAACCTCGTCCTCGACAGCCTCTTCGGAGCCCGCGTCTTCTGGGCCGGAGACGCCCGTCCCAGCGACATGGCCGGCGTCGCCGAGGACGTCTGCCGGCAGCTCGGCCGCGACGGAGCACGGCCCCACCTGATCCCCTTCGGCGGCTCAAGTCCCCTCGGCGCGCGCGGATACGTAGAGTGCGGCGAGGAACTCCGCTCCCAACTGCCCGACGTGGCACACGTCGTCGTGGCCCTCGGCTCCGGCGGCACCATGGCCGGCCTCATCGCCGCACTCGGCCCCGAGCGCGTCCTCGGCGTCCACTGCGGCGCCGTCCCCGACCCGGCCGCCACCGTCGCCGCCCTCGCCGGCCCCCTCACCCACCGCGACATCGCCCCTCAATCCCTACGCATCCGCACCGACCAGGTCGGCGCGGCATACGGGATCCTCCACGAACCCGTCCTCGCCGCGATGAACACAGCCGCAACCACCGAGGGCATCGTCCTCGACCCCGTCTACAGCGGCCGCGCCCTGGCCGGACTCATCGCCGCCGTCCAGGACCACGACATCCGCCCAGGCCGCCGCACCGTCTTTCTCCACACCGGCGGCCTTCCCGGCCTGTTCGGACACTCGGAGACCGTGCACCGGTCCGTCACAGCACTGCGCTCCTACAACCCGGCCTAG
- a CDS encoding SDR family NAD(P)-dependent oxidoreductase → MSIQNQKVAVITGASQGIGAGLVTAYRKLGYGVVATSRTIAPADDTGIVTVQGDIADPATAERVIAAGAERFGRIDTLVNNAGIFIAKPFTEYSQEDYDAVTAVNLTGFLRITQLAVEGMLAQGGGHIVQITTSLVDHANSGVPSVLASLTKGGLQSATKSLAIEYAARGIRSNAVALGIINTPMHPEKHHESLAALHPVGRIGEVSDVTEAVLYLENAPFVTGEILHVDGGQSAGH, encoded by the coding sequence ATGAGCATCCAGAACCAGAAGGTCGCCGTCATCACCGGGGCGTCGCAGGGAATAGGCGCCGGGCTGGTCACCGCCTACCGCAAGCTCGGCTACGGCGTCGTCGCCACCTCGCGCACGATCGCCCCCGCCGACGACACCGGCATCGTCACCGTTCAGGGCGACATCGCCGACCCCGCGACCGCCGAGCGGGTCATCGCCGCCGGTGCCGAGCGGTTCGGCCGCATCGACACCCTCGTCAACAACGCGGGGATCTTCATAGCCAAGCCCTTCACCGAATACAGCCAGGAGGACTACGACGCGGTGACCGCCGTCAACCTGACCGGGTTCCTCCGTATCACCCAGCTCGCCGTCGAGGGGATGCTCGCGCAGGGCGGCGGCCACATCGTCCAGATCACCACCAGCCTGGTCGACCACGCCAACTCCGGCGTGCCCTCCGTGCTGGCCTCGCTGACCAAGGGCGGGCTGCAGTCCGCGACCAAGTCCCTCGCCATCGAGTACGCCGCCCGGGGCATCCGCAGCAACGCCGTCGCGCTCGGCATCATCAACACGCCCATGCACCCCGAGAAGCACCACGAATCGCTCGCCGCCCTGCATCCGGTCGGCCGGATCGGCGAGGTGAGCGATGTCACCGAGGCGGTGCTCTACCTTGAGAACGCCCCCTTCGTCACCGGCGAGATCCTCCATGTCGACGGCGGCCAGAGCGCGGGCCACTGA
- a CDS encoding SgcJ/EcaC family oxidoreductase — MTDPMRETLDRWKAAFDGHQVDAMADLFTPDALFQGFGPEVVAGRDAVRAYYEAVPDDRTADVAVVSTYVIGEQVAGGFADVTFRDPKGWEAAVHLSLTLQRDPDAWRIRQYHVSRVSADHN; from the coding sequence ATGACCGACCCGATGCGCGAGACCCTCGACCGCTGGAAGGCCGCTTTCGACGGTCACCAGGTGGACGCGATGGCCGACCTCTTCACGCCCGACGCCCTCTTCCAGGGCTTCGGCCCCGAGGTCGTCGCCGGCCGCGACGCGGTGCGCGCGTACTACGAGGCGGTGCCGGACGATCGCACCGCCGATGTCGCCGTCGTGAGCACCTACGTCATCGGCGAGCAGGTGGCGGGCGGATTCGCGGATGTCACCTTCCGCGACCCGAAGGGCTGGGAAGCGGCGGTGCACCTGTCGCTGACCCTTCAGCGTGACCCCGATGCATGGCGTATCCGCCAGTACCACGTGTCCCGGGTCAGCGCTGACCATAATTAG
- a CDS encoding TetR/AcrR family transcriptional regulator, whose amino-acid sequence MGRSSDAKERILGAAQILIELRGYSALGVAEICKAAGVPKGSFYYFFSSKEELALAVLDEHWAAQRDSWNRTLRSDDPPLQRLRKLFEATEADQRAGQQSCGTISGCLFGNLTLEMSNQTEAIRERLQQIFDAQVDMVDGVVSEARERGEVTVTDTHEAARSVVAQLEGQVLFAKLYNNTQSLDALWGNCLALIGATAAARTV is encoded by the coding sequence ATGGGACGAAGCAGCGATGCGAAAGAGAGGATTCTCGGCGCCGCACAGATACTCATCGAGCTGCGCGGCTACTCCGCGCTGGGCGTGGCCGAGATCTGCAAGGCGGCGGGCGTGCCGAAGGGCAGCTTCTACTACTTCTTCAGCTCCAAGGAGGAGCTCGCCCTGGCCGTCCTAGACGAGCACTGGGCCGCCCAGCGCGACAGCTGGAACCGTACGCTGCGCAGCGACGACCCGCCCCTGCAGCGGCTGCGGAAGCTGTTCGAGGCCACCGAGGCGGACCAGCGTGCCGGGCAGCAGAGCTGCGGCACCATCTCGGGCTGCCTGTTCGGGAATCTGACGCTGGAGATGAGCAACCAGACAGAGGCCATCCGCGAACGCCTGCAGCAGATCTTCGACGCGCAGGTCGACATGGTCGACGGTGTTGTCAGCGAAGCCCGCGAGCGCGGGGAGGTCACCGTCACCGACACCCACGAGGCCGCGCGGTCGGTTGTGGCCCAGCTCGAGGGTCAGGTGCTCTTCGCCAAGCTGTACAACAACACGCAGAGCCTGGACGCCCTGTGGGGCAACTGCCTGGCCCTTATCGGCGCCACCGCTGCCGCCCGGACCGTCTGA
- a CDS encoding RidA family protein, translated as MTPIPVNPPSLPAPSGYSHGTLSGNTLYLGGQTALDERMRIVPGGIVEQFRQAFGNVLTTLRAAGGIPEDLVSLTIYLTDIPDYQAHGKQIGKVWRELAGPVYPAMAGIGTTGLWQPEALIEIVGVAVIPDERLIRPEKN; from the coding sequence ATGACCCCGATCCCGGTGAACCCGCCCTCGCTCCCCGCGCCGAGCGGCTACTCCCACGGCACCCTGAGCGGCAACACGCTCTATCTGGGCGGACAGACGGCGCTCGACGAGCGGATGCGGATCGTCCCCGGTGGCATCGTCGAACAGTTCCGGCAGGCGTTCGGCAACGTGCTCACCACCCTGCGAGCCGCCGGCGGGATCCCCGAGGACCTGGTGAGCCTGACGATCTACCTCACCGACATCCCCGACTACCAGGCGCACGGCAAGCAGATCGGCAAGGTCTGGCGCGAACTCGCGGGCCCGGTCTACCCGGCGATGGCCGGCATCGGCACGACCGGGCTCTGGCAGCCGGAGGCCCTGATCGAGATCGTCGGCGTCGCCGTCATCCCCGACGAGCGGCTCATCCGCCCGGAGAAGAACTGA
- a CDS encoding fumarylacetoacetate hydrolase family protein, giving the protein MQLATVAHEGRTTAAVRDGDRWRALPAGDLSALLATTALDRVAGLAGAELPGAVPVLPLPSPRKVVCCGLNYADHIAEMGRELPEHPTLFAKYADTLTGPEDDLVLPKGLDVDWEAELAVVVGAELSGADRDTAARAIAGYTVANDLSVRDWQKRTPQWFQGKAWDRTTPLGPVVVTPDELDPVAGVEVICRVNGVERQRGNTRTLVFDAAALLAYVSAFTTLRPGDIVLTGTPGGVGAGMTPPAYLADGDLVETEIPGIGTLRNRLRLTDSRS; this is encoded by the coding sequence ATGCAACTCGCCACCGTGGCCCACGAAGGCCGTACGACGGCCGCCGTCCGCGACGGCGACCGCTGGCGGGCGCTGCCGGCCGGAGACCTCTCGGCGCTGCTGGCGACCACGGCACTCGACCGCGTCGCGGGCCTCGCCGGGGCGGAACTGCCCGGCGCGGTCCCCGTGCTGCCGTTGCCGTCGCCGCGAAAGGTCGTCTGCTGCGGCCTCAACTACGCGGACCACATCGCCGAGATGGGCCGCGAGCTGCCGGAACACCCCACGCTCTTCGCCAAGTACGCGGACACGCTGACCGGCCCCGAGGACGACCTGGTCCTCCCGAAGGGCCTCGACGTGGACTGGGAGGCGGAGCTCGCGGTCGTCGTCGGCGCCGAACTCAGCGGCGCCGACCGGGACACGGCGGCGCGGGCGATCGCGGGCTACACCGTAGCCAACGACCTCAGCGTGCGGGACTGGCAGAAGCGCACCCCGCAGTGGTTCCAGGGCAAGGCGTGGGACCGGACCACCCCGCTCGGGCCGGTGGTCGTCACCCCCGACGAACTCGACCCGGTCGCGGGCGTGGAGGTGATCTGCCGGGTCAACGGCGTCGAGCGCCAGCGCGGCAACACCCGCACTCTCGTGTTCGACGCGGCCGCTCTGCTCGCCTACGTCTCCGCCTTCACCACCCTGCGCCCCGGCGACATCGTGCTGACCGGCACCCCCGGTGGCGTGGGGGCGGGCATGACACCCCCCGCCTACCTCGCCGACGGCGACCTCGTCGAGACCGAGATCCCCGGCATCGGCACGCTGCGCAACCGCCTCCGCCTCACCGACTCCAGGAGCTGA
- a CDS encoding cupin domain-containing protein, giving the protein MEPDFSQYVLDGDNSMYANESGLVVPVVTRSGLETGATGQSGGATRISGVSVQHTPATKLWFGKVSNESGYRSVPHHHGEAETGGYVLSGRARIYFGERFEDYLDLAEGDWVFVPPFMPHVECNLDRNKPLTWMTTRTPENIVVNLPQVADADLRDWLERA; this is encoded by the coding sequence ATGGAACCCGATTTCTCCCAGTACGTACTGGACGGGGACAACTCGATGTACGCCAACGAGTCCGGCCTGGTCGTGCCGGTCGTGACGCGGAGCGGTCTCGAAACCGGCGCCACGGGCCAGTCCGGCGGCGCGACCCGGATCTCCGGCGTCTCCGTCCAGCACACGCCCGCCACCAAGCTGTGGTTCGGGAAGGTGAGCAACGAGTCGGGCTACCGCTCGGTGCCCCACCACCATGGAGAGGCCGAGACCGGCGGCTACGTCCTGTCCGGCCGGGCCCGGATCTACTTCGGCGAGCGGTTCGAGGACTACCTCGACCTGGCCGAGGGCGACTGGGTCTTCGTCCCGCCCTTCATGCCCCACGTCGAATGCAACCTCGACCGGAACAAACCGCTGACCTGGATGACGACCCGCACCCCGGAGAACATCGTGGTCAACCTCCCCCAGGTGGCCGACGCCGACCTGCGCGACTGGCTGGAGCGGGCATGA
- a CDS encoding acyl-CoA thioesterase produces MTDVRPTQTSAPFTAAITLTPAEPEHFDRAFTATTQPCPWPKAYGGDMVAQAAAAAMRSVEGKTLHSMHSYFLRPVDIGAQVRYEVELLRDGRGYATRQVRGFQNGKPVYTCLASFAVGEPSGTFSAEPPAGVPGPEELPSSASYLRDTSAPEGTMTDASKEYWSGGRSFDMRHVPGPVYLTVEGKRAPHQAVWVRPFDALRPVDGLSDDQRDLAALAYVCDYTILEPVLRMLDLPWARPGLVTASLDHAMWFHRPGPVGGWLLYAQEAVAADAGRGLAVGQLFTATGVHLATVVQEGMIRSS; encoded by the coding sequence ATGACCGACGTCCGACCCACCCAGACGTCGGCGCCCTTCACCGCCGCGATCACGCTGACCCCCGCCGAGCCCGAGCACTTCGACCGCGCCTTCACCGCGACCACCCAGCCCTGCCCGTGGCCGAAGGCGTACGGCGGCGACATGGTCGCCCAGGCCGCGGCCGCCGCCATGCGGTCGGTCGAGGGCAAGACGCTCCACTCGATGCACTCCTACTTCCTGCGGCCGGTCGACATCGGCGCCCAGGTCCGCTACGAGGTGGAGTTGCTGCGCGACGGCCGCGGCTACGCCACCCGGCAGGTCCGCGGCTTCCAGAACGGCAAGCCCGTCTACACCTGCCTCGCCAGCTTCGCCGTGGGCGAGCCCAGCGGCACGTTCTCCGCCGAGCCCCCCGCCGGCGTGCCGGGCCCCGAAGAGCTGCCCAGTTCGGCTTCGTACCTCCGCGACACCTCCGCGCCCGAGGGGACGATGACCGACGCCTCGAAGGAGTACTGGAGCGGCGGGCGCAGCTTCGACATGCGGCATGTCCCCGGTCCCGTCTACCTCACCGTCGAGGGCAAGCGGGCGCCGCACCAGGCGGTGTGGGTGCGGCCCTTCGACGCGCTGCGCCCGGTCGACGGCCTCAGCGACGATCAGCGCGACCTCGCCGCGCTCGCCTACGTCTGCGACTACACGATCCTCGAACCCGTCCTGCGCATGCTCGACCTGCCGTGGGCCCGGCCGGGACTCGTCACCGCCAGCCTCGACCACGCGATGTGGTTCCACCGGCCCGGCCCGGTGGGCGGCTGGCTGCTCTACGCCCAGGAAGCGGTTGCCGCCGACGCAGGTCGCGGCCTCGCCGTCGGACAGCTCTTCACCGCCACGGGCGTCCACCTGGCCACCGTCGTCCAGGAAGGCATGATCCGCAGCTCCTGA